From one Plasmodium knowlesi strain H genome assembly, chromosome: 11 genomic stretch:
- a CDS encoding DNA replication licensing factor MCM6, putative, with protein MSGMFNESELSGLDAHSVFGNSEMSSYQKKKRKFEENSNLGANDAVNEEEDEEAQEDVDDEEDEEEDDEPSYVQDENMAKVFEKFLKTFSERKNDEENEDGDDDSVWKDNLNLNFPSSLEIAQDAHYVLLLFSILQNSYSRNKVLVVDMKHVLMWEPTDKNRFDIGSQLYIYIKRHFLRILDIFEQKVQALAESINPIKTKEVGKICLRFYNKKNPIHSLRSLRCEMLGEMISVRGQVTRTSDVRPELTLAAFKCNECGNIINGVKQQFRYTQPSKCPSSSCSNMYDWSLVLEQSYFVDWQKIRLQEIAQESPPGSMPRNMDVILRNDIVDSVHAGDRIIVTGCLIVVPDIPTLMKPGDIPRSVARQILKKNENSLVSQGLTGIKGVGVQDLNHKLCIYACQIEKLNNSKKENSFDEQTQVDINCEEILNCDDLKWLRDIAMHPNTIDILAECIAPKIWGNIEIKKGALLMMTGGVQKITSNCKLRGDINMCIVGDPGTAKSEILKYVESFAPRAIFTSGKGSTAAGLTAAVHRDPDQGDTVLEAGALMYADQGICCIDEFDKMDEKDRVAIHEAMEQQTISITKAGIQATLNARASVLAACNPKYGRYDTLKTFAQNVNIPAPLLSRFDLFYTMLDSIDIDKDTSIANHLVSMHCGEEAEKHIKANAGKLDTVKMEVYLELSKRVKPLLTDEAKYKLIHYYVSFRNIEYSPGAQRSMRMTVRQLESLIRLSEAVAKLKFSHFVDVKHVEIACSIFKASMKKISNEKEINLDEEFDKVSNSLLNNRTNKIIQPEDNEKKSGEGKKGMTIKASEYQYISAIIFEIIKEYEFNNNSESITQDQLIETYLQVYAKAESNEHVDEWVYKLKKIIQRLINQDMKLLSETNEEDAENVILRIHPNYAGPIVEGTVSNKNTYGYNTFKNYQTEENIPGDDVDFQEDIDNF; from the coding sequence ATGTCAGGCATGTTCAACGAAAGCGAATTGTCAGGGCTGGACGCCCATAGCGTGTTCGGAAATAGCGAAATGTCAAGCTatcaaaagaagaaaaggaaatttgaagaaaattcaaaCTTAGGCGCAAATGACGCagtaaatgaggaagaggatgaagaagCGCAGGAAGATgttgatgatgaagaggatgaagaggaagatgatgAACCATCTTATGTTCAAGATGAAAATATGGCAAAGGTATTTGAAAAATTCTTAAAAACCTTTtccgaaagaaaaaatgatgaagaaaacgaaGATGGTGATGATGACAGTGTCTGGAAAGACAATTTAAATTTGAACTTCCCGAGCTCGCTGGAAATCGCCCAGGATGCGCATTACGtgttattacttttttcaattcttcaAAATTCCTACTCCAGAAATAAAGTTCTCGTGGTGGATATGAAGCACGTGTTGATGTGGGAACCAACAGATAAAAACCGATTCGACATAGGTAGCcaactgtacatatatataaagagaCACTTCCTCAGAATATTAGATATCTTTGAACAGAAGGTACAAGCTTTAGCAGAAAGTATTAATCCGATAAAGACAAAAGAGGTTGGGAAAATATGCCTCCGcttttataataaaaaaaaccctATCCATTCCTTGCGAAGCTTAAGATGTGAAATGCTTGGCGAGATGATTAGTGTTCGGGGACAAGTAACCAGGACATCTGATGTAAGACCGGAATTAACATTAGCTGCTTTCAAATGTAACGAATGTGGAAATATCATCAACGGAGTTAAACAACAATTTAGGTATACACAACCGAGTAAGTGCCCCTCATCCAGTTGCAGCAATATGTATGATTGGTCGCTTGTACTAGAGCAGTCTTACTTTGTTGACTGGCAAAAAATTAGATTACAAGAAATTGCACAGGAAAGCCCACCAGGATCGATGCCTCGAAACATGGATGTAATTCTTCGCAATGACATCGTGGATTCAGTGCATGCAGGCGATAGAATCATCGTAACGGGGTGTTTAATTGTTGTACCAGATATTCCCACTTTGATGAAACCAGGAGATATTCCGCGTAGTGTGGCTAGAcaaattctaaaaaaaaatgaaaactcaCTGGTTTCACAAGGACTAACAGGTATCAAGGGGGTGGGAGTACAGGATTTAAATCACAAGctgtgtatatatgcgtgtCAAATTGAAAAGCTAAATAAttcgaagaaggaaaactccTTCGATGAGCAAACACAAGTAGATATTAATTGTGAGGAAATACTAAATTGTGATGATTTAAAATGGCTCAGGGATATTGCAATGCATCCAAACACCATCGATATTTTGGCCGAATGTATAGCTCCCAAAATATGGGGGAACATCGAAATCAAGAAAGGAGCATTGTTGATGATGACAGGAGGGGTCCAAAAAATCACGTCGAACTGTAAATTGAGAGGAGACATAAATATGTGTATTGTAGGTGATCCGGGAACAGCAAAAAGTGAAATATTAAAGTACGTAGAAAGTTTTGCTCCAAGAGCTATTTTCACCTCTGGAAAGGGATCCACTGCTGCAGGACTTACAGCAGCAGTGCACAGGGACCCAGATCAGGGAGACACGGTCCTGGAAGCAGGTGCATTGATGTATGCGGATCAGGGAATTTGTTGCATTGATGAATTTGATAAGATGGACGAAAAAGACAGAGTAGCAATTCACGAAGCTATGGAACAACAAACCATTTCGATAACCAAGGCAGGTATTCAGGCAACCCTAAATGCGAGAGCATCAGTTTTAGCAGCATGTAACCCCAAGTATGGAAGATACGACACTTTGAAAACGTTTGCACAAAATGTAAACATTCCAGCACCGTTGCTCTCCAGATTTGATCTCTTCTACACAATGCTGGATAGTATCGATATAGACAAAGACACGAGCATTGCCAACCACTTGGTTTCTATGCACTGTGGAGAGGAAGCGGAAAAACACATCAAAGCGAACGCAGGGAAATTGGATACCGTCAAAATGGAAGTGTATTTGGAACTAAGTAAAAGAGTGAAGCCATTATTAACGGATGAAGCCAAGTACAAATTGATACACTATTATGTCTCCTTCCGAAATATTGAATACTCCCCAGGTGCTCAGAGATCCATGAGAATGACTGTCCGTCAGTTAGAATCACTTATCCGTTTGAGTGAAGCTGTAGCCAAATTAAAGTTTTCACATTTTGTCGACGTAAAACATGTAGAAATTGCTTGCTCAATATTTAAAGCttccatgaaaaaaatatccaacgaaaaggaaataaatctGGATGAAGAATTCGACAAAGTTAGTAACTCTCTCTTGAATAACAGGACGAACAAAATAATCCAACCAGAAGATAATGAAAAGAAATCAGGGGAGGGTAAAAAGGGTATGACCATTAAGGCTAGCGAATATCAGTACATATCTGCCATCATTTTCGAAATTATTAAAGAATATGAATTTAACAATAACAGTGAAAGCATTACACAGGATCAGCTCATTGAGACTTACCTGCAAGTTTACGCCAAAGCTGAATCGAATGAACATGTGGATGAGTGGGTTtacaaactgaaaaaaattatccaacGATTGATAAACCAAGACATGAAGTTGCTATCTGAGACTAATGAAGAAGACGCGGAAAATGTCATCTTGAGAATCCATCCCAACTATGCCGGCCCCATCGTGGAGGGTACCGTGTCCAACAAAAACACTTACGGCTACAATACCTTCAAAAACTACCAGACGGAGGAAAATATTCCAGGGGATGACGTGGATTTCCAGGAGGACATCGACAATTTTTGA
- a CDS encoding histone-lysine N-methyltransferase, putative → MPASPNHMYKVDYKENKGKCVVAVSQMRAGYCIVEAHPEIFVPLSVKYMAPRVIDAENEETNYRTVNICFYCFEKFSKSVYCPNCKYVVYCSDVCLDLAWKLHREECEVFKSNIFDKFCPSIIMRMVINSYLNHFNFYEYCGSVEELPKEKYEYFKYPAYIVAVALMSKKKKLFSNFEDNESILKNIIEKFVKISKNSLQIIDNDLEPAGLAFYKKPVPYFNHSCLSNCVTIFKNQKLFIRTLVDVYPGEELTISYVDIAFDRNTRLAICMDQYFFTCSCKLCKVNMVSECQHIFNTELLCTQSESCKKCVNHMELLLISELERKSCYMNKNQFKSAYPVFKKTNEQQHVWKCSICKGEVHDNVIKSLVEKEKETVKEASHLESLFSEKYTYDNKSVLQALNKIKSKIDYLTTFYHHTKYSLQKMRAKILYISIQLQEFKLAYNIANQYLKSIEVTYGKYSPIYGYYIFLTGKLALFLDLKSEGLSLIHKAKKNIIKTYGPDSPIYKDLEKFLYTNKY, encoded by the coding sequence ATGCCCGCATCGCCTAATCATATGTACAAAGTCGACTACAAGGAGAATAAGGGGAAATGCGTAGTCGCAGTAAGTCAAATGCGAGCGGGATATTGCATCGTGGAGGCACACCCAGAAATATTCGTCCCGTTGAGTGTGAAGTACATGGCCCCAAGAGTAATCGATgcggaaaatgaagaaactaATTACAGAACAGTGAACATATGTTTTTACTGCTTCGAAAAATTTAGCAAGAGTGTTTATTGCCCTAACTGCAAATATGTGGTCTACTGTAGTGACGTGTGTCTAGATTTAGCGTGGAAGTTACATCGAGAAGAATGTGAAGTTTTTAAGTCTAATATTTTTGACAAGTTCTGTCCATCCATCATCATGCGCATGGTAATTAACAGCTACCTAAACCACTTTAATTTTTACGAATACTGTGGAAGCGTAGAAGAATTgccaaaggaaaaatatgagtATTTTAAGTACCCAGCCTATATAGTAGCAGTAGCACTCAtgagcaagaaaaaaaaattattctccAACTTTGAAGATAATGAGAGCATACTGAAAAATATCATCGagaaatttgtaaaaatttcgaaaaataGTTTACAGATAATTGATAATGATTTAGAACCAGCAGGATTggcattttacaaaaaacCTGTGCCATATTTTAATCATTCATGTTTGAGTAACTGTGTAACTATATTTAAAAACCAAAAGCTATTCATACGAACCTTGGTGGATGTATATCCTGGGGAAGAACTAACCATTAGTTACGTTGATATAGCATTTGACAGAAATACGAGGTTAGCCATTTGTATGGATCAGTATTTCTTTACCTGTTCATGTAAGCTATGTAAAGTGAACATGGTCTCAGAATGtcaacatatttttaatacaGAACTTCTGTGCACGCAGTCAGagagttgtaaaaaatgtgttaatCATATGGAGCTCCTTTTGATATCAGagttggaaaggaaaagctgttatatgaataaaaatcAATTTAAGAGTGCTTATcctgtttttaaaaaaacgaacGAACAACAACATGTGTGGAAATGTTCCATCTGCAAGGGTGAAGTTCATGATAATGTTATAAAAAGCTTagtagaaaaagaaaaagaaactgtGAAAGAAGCCTCCCACTTGGAGTCTCTCTTCAGTGAAAAATACACTTATGACAATAAATCAGTATTACAGGCacttaataaaataaaatccaaAATTGATTATTTGACCACTTTTTATCACCATACTAAATATTCTctacaaaaaatgagagcCAAGATTCTTTATATTTCTATACAGCTGCAAGAATTTAAGTTAGCATACAACATTGCTAACCAGTACCTGAAATCTATAGAAGTTACCTATGGGAAATACTCCCCCATTTATGGCTACTATATTTTCCTAACCGGGAAACTTGCCCTCTTTCTGGACCTAAAGTCAGAGGGCCTCAGTTTAATTCACAAGGCGAAGAAGAATATCATAAAAACGTACGGACCGGACTCTCCCATTTATAAGGATCTGGAGAAGTTCCTCTACACCAATAAATACTAA
- a CDS encoding RAP protein, putative, translated as MTIGTKRLNALLSAYIGKKVQGIFVWSSSLKMLRRRGRFSYTTAYIPSGEKHIGENIPVEELKKYLCVEKIHSEDFKKIMTKCMQVNKDSDTRIEDLLLILILFTKFFPHFNKTYGDSLYHEICHNIFNSIKLKAHYLYTSKMLIHTMNILTNLQLIDNTLVFAFTNKCSYFIQHEEYQIEDLVHFLSIFSKIYLLKNDPKFMKLKTFNWVLIKNICNKLTYNFDRFFLTYNDYAYTHKLKKKIHEQIRNMQSEAKNSRLSSNCSIGASNRPDTLDPYAKRVKGGNCAHQIGADLGGRLPSSVSFLGSAPNSSTNEYFTDIPSATASHDVPSTKVGSVPNGATLNELWSDVSQLCFPQERHYLLDTLLSISRSLRDLKFSHMGLLNEVAHRLQSHFVGTTEGGVETCDDVNHAAYDECVQRGHVETARKIFHILQCHLYLQVDHHMLYKSILNTYKNHLSSVGNLVVLFFLLAKNKLFPSKTMHLFDAVFREKISQGQYDERDLSTLLHSYAMHKYREVSIIRLILSRLVPTCVNLHQGDHNDQEGFGFNLEKVPLSNGRSNEKVGSGKCREGTINRNALNCSVINPQTPNLILDLPGKVKILHSLFKLDIYEEALICDISRMINEDNINNLDHKELAKLLLAMCYFSIENTHAYNLIIKNLIKFDIILDNVYLTQLKICELALRTRHVPNVYDQLNEECIEYMSSIKAKEKEAEYYIKSDLQKEIKNFLLTFNLCMSEEVPLGPYDVDFVEEDPTFVRIPRNYLLRRDGQACIVSGGITQNCTNSNAHTFHQQGPTTKGHLPENDPPNGNPHKRKNKLIIEVNGEHHFYKNSKSYTALSKLKHKLLSDLGYTVINIPYFEWGQLKTNLDKKAYIKKLISDSLNFEVVNVLPINQKSEPLGKKEMAKVVSTIRQSKRKTDFLTDIAKFRGKNKLAFLKRKVKNL; from the coding sequence ATGACCATTGGGACAAAAAGGCTCAATGCACTCCTTTCTGCATATATCGGAAAGAAGGTGCAGGGGATATTCGTCTGGTCCAGTTCCTTGAAGATGTTGCGAAGAAGAGGGAGGTTCTCCTACACAACAGCATACATCCCCTCAGGGGAAAAACACATCGGGGAAAACATCCCGGTGGAGGAACTGAAGAAATATTTATGTGTTGAAAAAATACATTCGGAagatttcaaaaaaataatgaccaAGTGTATGCAAGTGAATAAAGACAGTGACACACGTATTGAAGATTTGCTGctcattttaattttgttcacaaagttttttcctcattttaataaaacaTACGGAGATTCACTATACCATGAAATTTGCCATAATATATTTAACAgtataaaattaaaagcacattatttatatacaagTAAAATGCTCATACACACAATGAACATACTGACAAATTTACAACTTATTGACAATACACTTGTTTTCGCATTCACAAATAAATGTTCTTATTTTATACAACATGAAGAATATCAAATTGAAGACTtggttcattttctttccatttttagtaaaatttatttgttaaaaaatgacCCTAAAtttatgaaattaaaaaccTTTAATTGGGTGCTTATCAAAAATATCTGCAATAAATTGACATACAATTTTGATCGTTTTTTCTTAACCTATAATGATtatgcatacacacacaagctgaagaaaaaaattcatgagCAGATTAGAAATATGCAATCCGAGGCAAAAAACTCCAGACTGTCTTCAAACTGTAGTATCGGTGCTTCAAATAGGCCGGATACTCTTGACCCCTATGCCAAACGGGTCAAAGGTGGCAACTGTGCCCATCAAATAGGTGCTGATTTGGGTGGGAGACTTCCATCTTCTGTCTCCTTCTTAGGGTCTGCCCCAAATTCTTCCACCAATGAATACTTCACTGATATCCCTTCTGCGACTGCCTCACATGATGTTCCTTCTACAAAGGTGGGATCTGTGCCCAATGGAGCTACACTAAATGAATTATGGAGTGATGTTTCACAGCTCTGTTTTCCCCAGGAAAGGCACTACCTACTCGACACACTTCTCAGCATTAGCAGAAGCCTGAGGGATTTGAAGTTTTCGCACATGGGTCTGCTAAACGAGGTGGCCCACAGATTACAGAGCCATTTCGTAGGAACAACCGAGGGGGGAGTTGAAACTTGTGATGATGTTAACCATGCCGCATATGACGAATGTGTACAGCGCGGTCATGTGGAAACCGccagaaaaattttccacatCCTGCAGTGCCACCTGTACCTGCAAGTGGACCATCATATGCTGTATAAAAGCATCCTGAACACGTATAAAAACCACTTGTCCAGCGTGGGCAATTTGGTAGTTCTGTTTTTCCTGttagcaaaaaataaattattccCTTCCAAGACTATGCATCTATTTGATGCAGTGttcagagaaaaaataagccAAGGGCAGTATGATGAGAGAGATCTATCCACACTTTTACACTCCTATGCAATGCACAAATATAGGGAAGTGTCCATAATTCGGTTGATACTTTCTCGTTTAGTGCCAACCTGTGTAAACCTTCATCAGGGTGATCATAACGATCAGGAAGGTTTCGGTTTTAATCTGGAGAAAGTTCCTCTTTCTAATGGGCGAAGTAATGAGAAAGTTGGAAGTGGTAAGTGCAGGGAGGGTACAATTAACAGGAATGCCCTAAATTGCAGTGTTATAAACCCCCAAACGCCTAACCTCATTTTGGACCTTCCtggaaaggtaaaaataCTCCATAGCTTGTTCAAGTTGGATATATACGAAGAAGCGCTCATCTGTGATATATCCAGGATGATAAATGAGGATAACATAAATAATTTGGACCACAAGGAGCTAGCTAAATTGCTACTAGCCATGTGCTACTTCTCCATCGAGaatacacatgcatataatttaataataaaaaacttAATAAAATTTGACATCATTCTAGATAATGTTTACCTGACCCAGTTGAAGATATGTGAGCTGGCACTTCGAACGAGACACGTTCCAAATGTCTATGACCAACTGAACGAGGAGTGCATAGAGTATATGTCTTCCATAAAAgctaaagaaaaagaagcggAATATTACATTAAATCAgatttacaaaaagaaattaagaaTTTCCTTCTGACCTTTAATTTGTGCATGTCGGAAGAGGTACCACTTGGACCATATGATGTGGACTTTGTAGAAGAAGATCCAACGTTTGTTCGCATTCCGAGAAATTACCTTCTTCGAAGGGATGGTCAAGCATGTATTGTATCGGGGGGTATAACCCAGAATTGTACAAATAGTAATGCGCACACATTCCATCAGCAGGGGCCCACCACGAAGGGTCACCTTCCAGAAAATGATCCACCAAATGGAAACCctcacaaaagaaaaaacaaattaatcATTGAGGTAAACGGCGAACACcacttttataaaaatagcaAATCCTACACCGCATTGTCAAAGCTCAAGCACAAGTTGCTAAGTGACCTTGGCTACACGGTTATCAACATACCTTATTTCGAGTGGGGACAGCTAAAAACCAATTTGGATAAAAAGgcttatattaaaaaattaatttcagATAGCCTCAATTTTGAGGTAGTGAATGTTCTGCCAATTAACCAAAAGAGTGAACCCCtgggtaaaaaagaaatggcaaaggTCGTGTCAACCATTCGACAGAGCAAACGAAAGACAGACTTCTTAACCGACATTGCCAAatttaggggaaaaaataagttgGCCTTTTTAAAGAGGaaagttaaaaatttgtAA
- a CDS encoding metacaspase-1, putative gives MEKIYLKVFELTGLKEDDTGKYYIKVYWKNKKYKTAVQEDGCYFFNEVFLIPVEHVVDEKNEILSIEVWLSSLFNTKVAYTFFTLDFMKKEKTVKQKVQLIDILKSCTLELSVNIVRDQMDVTFFNVKEIYLHKTDKEIKDAISMHRTESEVLRLFRNEYARKISSPPLTMPAHGNQWTGQGAPSTNQWEGQIVHSTNRYLQRDNLPKENMHSPNEKESYAYAANPYVPMTPATGLTNSHYHYNPAVQQNELTSAGGKIPVSVPSQLNSGAVLANHSAHHAGMNINTDRGNPSEKYGLYNPHMVDSFYGGGNHTNQVTYHNGMYNVGAASPYSDKILYRSSRNKKKALLIGINYYGSKEELSGCTNDTVRMMNLLISKYNFHDSPTSMVRLIDNESNPNYRPTRKNILSALTWLTKDNEPGDVFFFLYSGHGSQQKDYTYLEDDGYNETILPCDHKTEGQIIDDELHRFLVQPLNDGVKLIAIMDCCNAGSCIDLAYKYKLKSRKWKEVKNPFHVVCDVSQFSGCKDMEFSHEIDTGRHAPGGALITAMIHVLGASEATQRPTRGTDSLTYDHLLQNVSSYIQSYHDQKIVFMASQKFDLNRVFDFDHILKNKNGNLGQNVNKLVHKNKKTKKNKHEFFSFF, from the coding sequence ATGGAGAAGATTTACCTGAAGGTGTTCGAACTGACCGGGTTGAAAGAAGACGATACAGGAAAATACTACATAAAAGTGTattggaaaaacaaaaagtacaaaaCGGCAGTGCAGGAAGATGGGTGCTATTTTTTCAACGAAGTTTTCCTCATACCGGTAGAGCACGTAGTGGatgaaaagaacgaaatCTTGTCCATCGAAGTGTGGCTTAGCTCATTATTTAATACGAAAGTTGCCTATACTTTTTTTACGTTAGAttttatgaaaaaggaaaaaacagtgAAGCAAAAAGTGCAGCTAATTGACATATTAAAAAGCTGTACTCTGGAGTTGTCTGTAAATATAGTACGAGACCAAATGgatgtaactttttttaacGTTAAAGAAATATATCTACATAAGACGGATAAAGAGATAAAGGATGCCATTTCGATGCATCGAACTGAATCGGAAGTTCTTCGACTGTTCCGAAATGAATACGCTCGCAAAATTAGTTCACCTCCCCTAACGATGCCTGCACATGGAAATCAATGGACAGGACAGGGTGCACCTTCCACGAACCAATGGGAAGGACAAATTGTACATTCCACGAATCGGTACCTTCAAAGGGATAATCTTCCAAAGGAGAACATGCACTCTCCCAATGAGAAAGAATCATATGCGTACGCGGCAAATCCCTATGTACCCATGACCCCCGCGACGGGTTTGACGAATAGTCACTACCACTACAATCCCGCGGttcaacaaaatgaattaacCTCTGCAGGTGGCAAAATCCCCGTTTCTGTGCCCAGTCAGTTGAATAGTGGGGCTGTTCTGGCCAATCATTCTGCACATCATGCAGGTATGAATATCAACACGGACAGAGGTAATCCCAGCGAGAAATATGGCCTGTATAACCCTCATATGGTTGATAGTTTTTACGGAGGGGGGAATCACACAAACCAAGTTACCTACCATAATGGCATGTACAACGTTGGTGCAGCGTCACCCTACTCAGATAAAATCCTGTACCGCTCATctagaaacaaaaaaaaagcactaCTCATCGGAATAAACTATTACGGTTCTAAGGAAGAATTAAGTGGTTGTACAAATGACACTGTTCGAATGATGAACCTGCTAATttcaaaatataattttcacGATTCTCCAACAAGCATGGTTAGATTAATTGACAACGAAAGCAACCCTAATTATAGACCTaccagaaaaaatattttgtccGCCCTGACTTGGCTCACCAAGGATAATGAGCCTggagatgtttttttttttctatactCTGGACATGGGTCTCAACAAAAGGATTACACATACTTGGAAGATGATGGATATAATGAGACCATCCTTCCTTGTGATCATAAAACGGAGGGGCAAATTATCGATGATGAGTTGCACAGGTTCTTGGTTCAACCTCTGAACGATGGTGTTAAATTAATAGCGATTATGGACTGCTGTAATGCGGGTAGTTGTATCGATCTGGCTTATAAGTATAAACTAAAATCGAGGAAATGGAAGGAGGTAAAAAACCCCTTCCATGTGGTTTGCGATGTTAGCCAATTTAGTGGGTGCAAGGATATGGAGTTTTCGCACGAAATTGACACAGGGAGGCATGCCCCCGGGGGGGCACTCATCACAGCGATGATACATGTTTTGGGGGCAAGCGAGGCAACACAGAGACCAACACGTGGGACCGATTCACTCACTTACGACCACCTACTGCAAAACGTGAGCAGCTACATCCAGAGTTATCACGACCAGAAAATTGTTTTCATGGCTTCTCAAAAATTCGACCTTAATCGCGTTTTCGACTTTGATCACATcctcaaaaataaaaatggcaaTTTAGGgcaaaatgtgaacaaaCTCGTTcacaaaaataagaagaccaagaagaacaaacacgaattcttctccttcttctga
- a CDS encoding adenylosuccinate synthetase, putative, producing MNIFEHDIQNLSQGNVVAILGSQWGDEGKGKIIDILSKHSDITCRFNGGANAGHTISVNDKKYALHLLPCGILYENNICVLGNGMVVHLKSLINEINSIGGNIIERLYLSDKSHILFDIHQTIDSIQENRKLKEGKQIGTTKRGIGPCYSTKVSRVGIRLGSLKNFEHFKNLYLKLIDNLMELYDIKDYNKEEELESFYKYHLLLKDRIIDVISFMNNRLNEKKNILIEGANAAMLDIDFGTYPYVTSSCTTVGGIFSGLGINHKKLNLTIGVVKSYLTRVGCGPFMTELNNEIGAYLREKGHEYGTTTKRPRRCGWLDIPMLLYVKCINSIDIINLTKLDVLSGLKEILLCVGYRSKGTGELLQKGCYPVDEDAPENYEPVYEQFQGWEEDISNCQTFEELPENAQKYVLAIEKYVDSPIVWIGVGPNRNNTITKK from the exons ATGAACATCTTCGAGCACGACATACAAAATCTCAGCCAGGGAAATGTGGTGGCGATCCTGGGTTCGCAGTGGGGAGacgaaggaaaggggaagatcATCGACATTCTGTCCAAGCACTCAGACATTACATGCAGGTTTAATGGAGGAGCCAACGCAGGACACACAATCTCTGTGAATGATAAAAAGTACGCACTGCATTTATTGCCATGTGGAATTCTATACGAAAATAATATCTGCGTCTTGGGAAACGGAATGGTGGTTCATCTAAAGTCCCTAATAAATGAGATAAACTCAATTGGAGGAAATATAATAGAAAGATTGTACCTGTCGGATAAGTCACACATTCTATTCGATATTCATCAGACGATTGACTCGATCCAAGAGAAcagaaaattgaaagaaggaaaacagatAGGCACGACCAAGAGAGGGATCGGCCCATGTTATTCAACCAAGGTCTCCAGAGTAGGCATACGACTTggatcattaaaaaattttgagcATTTTAAAAACCTGTATTTAAAACTGATAGATAATTTAATGGAACTTTACGATATAAAGGATTAtaacaaagaagaagaattggAATCCTTTTACAAGTACCATTTATTATTAAAGGATAGGATCATAGATGTAATCTCTTTCATGAATAATCGACtcaatgaaaagaagaatattttaataGAGGGAGCTAATGCCGCTATGCTAGACATAGACTTTGGTACTTATCCTTACGTAACAAGCAGCTGCACAACTGTTGGAGGTATTTTCTCAGGTCTCGGTATAAATCACAAGAAGTTAAATTTGACCATAGGGGTAGTTAAGAGTTACTTAACGAGGGTTGGTTGTGGCCCCTTTATGACAGAACTGAATAATGAAATTGGAGCTTATTTACGGGAAAAGGGTCACGAATATGGTACCACAACTAAGAGACCCAGAAGATGTGGATGGTTAGACATTCCCATGTTACTATACGTAAAATGTATCAACTCTATTGATATTATAAATTTGACTAAGTTGGATGTTCTGTCCGGCCTGAAGGAAATTTTGCTCTGCGTCGGTTATCGCAGCAAGGGTACAG GCGAACTACTGCAAAAGGGATGCTACCCCGTAGACGAGGATGCGCCGGAGAACTACGAACCTGTGTATGAACAATTCCAAGGGTGGGAGGAAGATATATCCAACTGCCAAACGTTTGAAGAACTACCCGAGAATGCTCAAAAATACGTCTTGGCGATAGAAAAGTATGTTGACTCTCCGATCGTGTGGATTGGAGTCGGACCCAACCGGAATAATACCATTACGAAGAAGTGA